In Miscanthus floridulus cultivar M001 chromosome 8, ASM1932011v1, whole genome shotgun sequence, the sequence CGAAGAGCTTCCCGAGGATCTTCGTCaaaagatcaaggtcaagttctCCGCCGATCTACAAGCGTTCCTTGCAAGCTGCAATAAAGATCGGCGGGGCAAAGCTACTCAATACCATGAGCCCATCTTCGGTGATCCAGACACTTCTACATTTGCTGCACCACAGGTAAAAACTAATGAAGAGGTAGAAGATCCTTATCATACTCATGCTGATTATGCTAAGATGTTGCAAGATCAAATTACGATTACTGATAATAATGTCATGACTGATGTTAATATGCTTATGGCATGCATGGATAGGCTAGAGGGTAAGACGATCGATTATGTTGATACATATGCTAACGAATCAGCTTCTAAGCAACCTCAATATGGTATGCCTTACAACTTTTATGATAAGCTTGTACGCGGCGGCTAACAAAGCCAAATTGGCCTCTTTGGCGACTGAAACCGATAAGGCCAATTTAGGTGGTGTTAGCACATCTATGTCGGTGGTCACTTTTGCTTTAAGTTAGGCTCGTAACACGCAAGGCGATCATGGACCAGTAGTGAATCGAGCTTCAACGAGGTATAATACAGTTCTTCCTAACCCACCGAAGTCACCGAGTCAAATTCCTATGCTTAGTAGTGCACATGTGGCTCCTACTGCCGATTTTAATGAAGCTACGAATAAGTTTAGATATGAATTGTCAAAATCTATTGAGAATAGCTTTGGCGTGCAAATTAAGTCAAGTAGGACTACTTAACATAAGTTGTACTATCCGCATTTTGATTTCTTTAAAGCTCCCAATGGTTGGAGGGTACTGGAATTTTATAAGTTTAACGGTGAAGATAACAAATCTACCATGGAGCACATTAGTATGCTTCTTGCTCAAATGGGTGAAGCTAGTAACTTGGATTTTATGAATGTTCAACATTTTTCTTTGTCTCTTACCGGTACAGCTTTTTCTTGGTTATATCTTTACATGTTTGTTCTATTAGTTAATAGGCTCAATTGGAAGAAAGGTTGCATGAGCACTTGGACAAGTAATGAGGTGAAGAATGAAGGGAAGGTGGTGAGACGTCAATGCGCTTTTGACAAGTTCATGAGCAAATACAAGAAAGAGAAGACCGATTCTATGAATCGGTTGTTAAAAAAGAGAGCCTACACCTCCTAAGCAAGAAGAGCCATTCAAGCAGATTGTGGTGTCACAAGTAGTGACTCCATTGTAGGAACAAGTTGTTCCACATGTTTCTCGTTGGGGGTCCTTCGGCTCAACCTCTTGTACAACCAATGTGGGGGCCCTATGGAGTTTAGGTGCCATATTCCGGCGGCATGGGGAGAGCCTGCTAAGATTTCGGCGGGCAGCCCACTCTCCttcctcaactccggcgagcttagATGGGGGCTCGGGGGGAGGCAGGTCGGTCAGGCGGTGGGGACGGCAAGAGGGCGGCTTAGGGTCATGGCGGCGACGGAGGCGGCCGGGCCAGGGCAAGGCAGGCGCGTCCATGGCCGGAGCTCACCGCAGAAGAAGGAGATGATGGACAGGAAGAAGGCTGCCACCGCAGGTGTGCTAGGGTTTCGTCGGTGCTCCGCGGCCGTGGAGCTCCTGCAAAACCATAGCGCTCCACGGCAGGACGGTGTGCAGCGCCGGGGGGGaggacaaggagacgggcggggGTGGGGCGCGAAGAAGAATGGGCACGAGAGGAAGAAAGATGGCGCGAGGAGGAAGATGACTGTCAGTCACCTGCCGCCGATATATACCCTTTCGATCTAACCGGATAAAACATCGCCTCAATTCGTATGCCTCCTATGTTATTTACAGGAGAGCAGGCCGAAGCcgaagcagcagcaaactgaaaCTGCAAGCGAAAGAAAAATTTGCCATAGACATACACACTACCCAAAGGCAAAATTAAAAGGCACACTACGCAGCAGCACTAGTACACACGCACGCAGCGATCGATTGTGAGTCTGACATGCGTGGCCGCCCTACACGTCCATTCCTTCGACGGCCTCCGTCACGACGACGAAGTCGTCCATCTCCTTCTGCCCGGCGCCGTCGGGCGCCACTGCCGCCGGCAAGTTGGTAGCCTTGTACTGGTGGCGCCTGGCGAAGACGATGAACACGGCGAAGTTGGCGACCCCGAGCACGGCGAGCATCGAGTAGAAGAGGTCGAGCCTGCCGCTGTCGAGGTTGTTCCGGATCCACGCGCCCCTggtggcggcgtcgacggcgaaGACGAGGAAGGTGCTGAGGAAGAAGCCCATGGAGAGCGTGACGAGGAACAGGCCGGTGCTCATGGACTTCATCCGCTCGGGCGCCTCGCGGATGAAGAACTCGAGCTGCCCCACGTACGCGAACGCCTCGCCGGCCCCCACGAGGAAGAACTGCGGGACGAGCCAGAAGGCGCTGATGGCGACGTGGCCGGGCCCATTGGACGCGTCGCGGCGCTTCTTCTCGACGAGCGCcgagacggccatggcggcgacggaGAGCGCGAGCCCCGTGCCGACGCGCTGCAGCGAGGTGAGCCCTTGCGGGCGGCCCGTGAGGCGGGCGGCGAGCGGCACGAGGAGGCGCTCGTTGAGGGAGGTGAAGAGCAGGATGGAGATGAAGAGGAACACGGAGAGGGAGCCCGCCGGGACGGCgaagccgccgccggcgccggagccggagcccggGCGGCGGAGGTGGCGGTCCATGCGCGTGGCCTGCTCCACCGAGAAGGTGGTCATCTGGGAGTAGACCGTCCAGAAGAGGATGCACGTGGACCAGATGGGCAGCAGCTTCACCACCAtcttcacctcctccacctccgtcACCGTCGacggcgccgccaccgccgaaCTCGCTTGCTGCTTCCCCGCCGGCGCGGACAGGTCGGCCTCCACGATCGCCGCCTTGTCAAGGCACCTGCATTATGCATTCACGGCAACAGAGAAAAATCGATCAGCGATGCTAGGAGCACGTGTGTCGTGAACTGGAAGTGCGCGCGATACACACACGTACACGTACAGTACTGTACATGATAGGTACTCCTACGTTACCCTACGACAACAGATGTTTGGCCGTGCACCGATCCGACTACTCGGACTCATGAGCTACGTACTGCTGCTCAGTCTCATTGATTGTAGCCGGTACGCCGTGTCCGTGTCCGAGTGTGCGTGACTCATCACACGCCCGTGCTGTCAGTCTGTCACCACTAGCTGActcaggagagagagggagagggagaggccgGCACATCGACCAGTTTTCGGCCGGAACAGTGTACGGGCTCTGGCGGCACGTCCACCTGTCTAGATTCTTTTGCCATCGCGCACGAGACTCCCAAGTTCCGTTGCGTAGGGCTGGCCACTGAGTTCAATAATTCCCTCTTTTGCGTGTTGTATTAGCCCGTCCCCAAGGCACCACGGTGGCGTGCTGCCCTATATGCCACGTCTCATCTAGCGTCACAGGGTTTGATAGCTCCGTTGGGTGTCAGGTATGCCCGTAGAAGCTGCGTTCTCCTTGGCTGACAAAAGGTGAAGGAGTGGATGGAGCTAGCGTTGTGGCAAGGAGGCACACGACTCTAACTTTACTTTTTCAGGACCAGTTCAGTCCGGGATGGAAAAGCAGCCTGAAGAGGTTCAAAGCTagaattatgttttttttttgatgGAGTAAGATCTTAtttagttggcgattttttttaagaaatgatactgtagcacttttgttgttatttggcaattagtgtccaatcatagtctaattagacttaaaagattcgtctcgtaaatttcgtctaaactgtataattagttttattttttatttatatttaatgtttcatgtatgcgtccaatgatttgatgtgacgggaaatcttgaaaaaatttgcaaaattttaggaactaaacaccaCCTAAGTACACTTGTCAGGACCATGTTCAAACAGAAATTGAccatgttcgtttctcttataatccgtctttttcagcttgtttttttcagtcggaacagtgtttttttttcacaacaaattaaccagaacagtgtttaggttcgttttttcagcgaagcgaacgggcccaTTATAGTCTGCGTTGAGGAATAAAAAAATCTTAGCTGCCTCGATTTACGTGGCTCAATACTTTTTAGTGAGGCTAATAACCGTGATCGCCTGCGTTGGGCGTGCCCTCAGCAACTACGTAGTACTAGTAACATCAAGGGTGCCCTCTCGGTTACCCGTTTCGGCTTCTCCAGCTCTGGTGTCCACAATTGAGCCGTGACACTGACACGAGGTTCGGACAAGTGGCATGTGATCGTACTAACAATAGACCTGCCCAACTCGCTCCGTCTTGCTCATCAGACATCAGATCCTATTCCTATCGCGTCCAGGACCAGGACTAGGGGGTCGGTCCATGCTAGTGCAACCATCACCATGGAAGTTTCATGTGGCTGGCCAGCTGGGGCTTACCCTTGAAACACGCCGTGACGATGCAAACAAACAAGGACGCTGCAACCGCATGCACGTAATCTCTGCACCAGCGGTTACTACCACGGGCTCGATCGTACGTACTGGTAGGACGTCATCGTGTCCCGCACTATGCATGACTTCCTGATCCGTGTGCCGGCGATGCAGCAAGCAATAAGGCAATGCATCCCAACCATAAGATTTTTATTTATTTGCCTCGAGGCTCGAGCTAATTAAGCTACTCTAGTCTAGCTAATAGGAGTAGCTAGTAGATTGTTCGCTGACGCTGAGCCTAACAATAACACACATGTGTGCCgtcgagaaagaaaaaaaaacgtaATTCTAGCTTTCAACTTGACACAACGTAGACGAGGGAGTACTCCTATCTCGCTTGCTCTGCTAGCTGCTAAGACAGAGACATCATCGCGGAACGAACGAACGCGACAGCAAATTAAAGGCAACCGAAAGGGATGCAACTGCGTTTGCGTTACCTGAGCCTGTCCGTGTGGGCGACCTTGGCCGCGGCGAACCCGTGGAGctcggcggcgtcggcggggaGCGTCAACCGGCGCTTCCTCCACGCCGTGGCGAGCACCCGCCCGATGACCGTGAGCGGGCTGCCCTGCGGGCGGCGGTACCGGTACCTGGGCGTGCCCGCCACGAACACCGCGACGGCGAGCAGCATGGCGACGGCGGAGACGCCGTACCCCCAGGCCCGGCCCACGTTGTCCTGCACGTACACCAGCACGGTGACCGCGAACAGCGACCCCAGGCTGATGCAGAAGTAGAAGCGGTTGAAGAAGAACACCATGGCGCGCTCCTCCCGTGGGTCTCGCGCGTCGAACTGGTCCGACCCGAACCCGGACACGTTCGCCTTcagcgcccccgcccccgccgcgaTCGTGTACAGCGCCGCGTACAGCAGCGCCAGCTGCCCGCCGCGCGCGGGGACGCACTCGTGGTGCGCGCGTGGCCCGCGGGCGTTCGCGCACGCCGGCGGGCGCATGCTCGGCACCGTCGTGTCAACCGTCAGCAGGCTCACGCCCTGTCAATTGTCATCAGCATGTTATTGTTAGAACAATAGTCGTGCAATGCGACACCTGCAGGCCAACATGTACATGTCACGTACGGTGGCGGCGATGGTGGCGGAGATGGCGATGGTGAGGTAGCggccgagcttggcgtcggcgagGAAGCCGCCGACGAGGGCGAGCAGGTTGAGCGTGCCCATGAAGTTGGTCACCACGTTGGCGGACTTGGAGTTGGACAGGTGCAGCTCGCCCACCAGGTACGTCACCAGGTTCATGGAGATGCCCATCACGCACACGCGCTCCGCCAGCTCCGTGCCCAGGATCAGCCCGGCGCCCACCCAGCCTCCGGTCCTCGACTTGTCCACCGGGTTGCCCCGGAAGTCCACGGCCTCCTgcccgtcgccgccgtcgctgccGTACCCACCATGACCCCCAGCGGAAACCTACACAACAAACGTTCGTGTATGTATATACATGAATCATCAGAGCTGAGCAATCATCACGACTCTCCACCACGAGAGGGTGCGGCTGTTACCATTTCTGTGCTGCTGTGGCTAGCAGCTAGCAGCTAGCTGTGCCTGGTGCAGGGCTCTGCAGGCGAAAGAGGACTCGCTAGGCAGGGAGCGAGGACGAcgaagaggaaggagaggaacGTGTGCGCTGTGAGCCTGTCGAAGAGGATGAGGCCGGGTGAGGATTTATAGGGGGCGCGCGCGCGGGCACACACATGATGAACCAGCAGAcggttcgtttggctgtggttcGTTCTAAACGATCGAAAATTTcta encodes:
- the LOC136477573 gene encoding protein NRT1/ PTR FAMILY 6.4-like, which codes for MVSAGGHGGYGSDGGDGQEAVDFRGNPVDKSRTGGWVGAGLILGTELAERVCVMGISMNLVTYLVGELHLSNSKSANVVTNFMGTLNLLALVGGFLADAKLGRYLTIAISATIAATGVSLLTVDTTVPSMRPPACANARGPRAHHECVPARGGQLALLYAALYTIAAGAGALKANVSGFGSDQFDARDPREERAMVFFFNRFYFCISLGSLFAVTVLVYVQDNVGRAWGYGVSAVAMLLAVAVFVAGTPRYRYRRPQGSPLTVIGRVLATAWRKRRLTLPADAAELHGFAAAKVAHTDRLRCLDKAAIVEADLSAPAGKQQASSAVAAPSTVTEVEEVKMVVKLLPIWSTCILFWTVYSQMTTFSVEQATRMDRHLRRPGSGSGAGGGFAVPAGSLSVFLFISILLFTSLNERLLVPLAARLTGRPQGLTSLQRVGTGLALSVAAMAVSALVEKKRRDASNGPGHVAISAFWLVPQFFLVGAGEAFAYVGQLEFFIREAPERMKSMSTGLFLVTLSMGFFLSTFLVFAVDAATRGAWIRNNLDSGRLDLFYSMLAVLGVANFAVFIVFARRHQYKATNLPAAVAPDGAGQKEMDDFVVVTEAVEGMDV